From the genome of Halorussus caseinilyticus, one region includes:
- a CDS encoding DUF5518 domain-containing protein: MEEERTTVRSANRSPTDERPRDDDPNTLMNAVVGAVVTVVTAPLLPFAAIAGGGVAGYLQKGDLGEGAKVGAISGAIATIPAFLFAWAVAGFLLLGGEPLLALSSIFAIFLFVVVAVYLVGAGALGGALGAYLRKEL; encoded by the coding sequence ATGGAAGAGGAACGCACCACCGTCCGGTCCGCGAACCGTTCGCCGACAGACGAGCGTCCGCGCGACGACGACCCGAACACGCTGATGAACGCCGTCGTCGGTGCCGTCGTGACCGTCGTGACCGCGCCTCTCCTGCCGTTCGCGGCCATCGCTGGCGGCGGGGTCGCGGGCTACCTCCAGAAGGGGGACCTCGGCGAGGGCGCGAAGGTCGGCGCAATCTCCGGCGCGATAGCGACGATTCCGGCGTTCCTGTTCGCGTGGGCAGTCGCCGGATTCCTCCTGCTCGGCGGCGAACCCCTGCTCGCGCTCAGCAGTATCTTCGCCATCTTTCTCTTCGTCGTCGTCGCGGTCTACCTCGTCGGTGCCGGGGCGCTCGGCGGGGCGCTCGGCGCGTACCTCCGGAAGGAACTGTAG
- a CDS encoding DUF7504 family protein, translated as MPDADAGRELPLSPESLDSGANVLVAGEPLTRKRAVMLDLMETPDRAAILATTKRSAAQLQQAFDRHHDAEAWKLRFVDCVSKSRSVEAVQETETVRYVADPGDLTGIGIELSGFMQDFYHDEAVERARLGFDSLSPVLMYADVRRVYQFLHVITGRIASSGFTGVFTLDTVGGEREITQRLMQVFDALVEVRETEDATELRVRGGDFGPRTWTEF; from the coding sequence GTGCCCGACGCCGACGCCGGGAGGGAACTGCCGCTGTCGCCCGAGTCGCTCGACAGCGGCGCGAACGTCCTCGTCGCCGGGGAACCGCTGACCAGAAAGCGCGCGGTGATGCTGGACCTGATGGAGACGCCGGACCGCGCGGCCATCCTCGCCACGACAAAACGGAGCGCCGCGCAGTTACAGCAGGCGTTCGACCGGCACCACGACGCCGAGGCGTGGAAACTCCGGTTCGTGGACTGCGTGAGTAAGAGCAGGTCGGTCGAAGCCGTACAGGAGACCGAGACGGTCCGGTACGTGGCCGACCCCGGCGACCTCACGGGTATCGGCATCGAACTCTCGGGGTTCATGCAGGACTTCTACCACGACGAGGCGGTCGAACGCGCCCGACTCGGCTTCGACTCGCTGTCGCCGGTCCTGATGTACGCCGACGTGCGTCGGGTCTACCAGTTCCTCCACGTCATCACGGGTCGAATCGCCAGTTCGGGCTTTACGGGCGTCTTCACGCTCGATACGGTCGGCGGCGAGCGAGAAATCACCCAGCGACTGATGCAGGTGTTCGACGCGCTGGTGGAGGTTCGAGAGACCGAGGACGCCACGGAGTTGCGTGTCCGGGGGGGCGACTTCGGCCCGCGGACGTGGACCGAGTTCTGA
- the hemL gene encoding glutamate-1-semialdehyde 2,1-aminomutase — MHDERSRELYDRALSVLPGGVNSPVRAVRPYPFFVERGDGAHVVDADGNKYIDYVMGYGPLLLGHGLPQEVESRIQSQLSDGPMYGAPTEVEVELAEFIARHVQSVEMVRFVNSGTEATTSAVRLARGYTGRDKIVVMQGGYHGAQESTLVEGKTGGTGSPSSSGIPDAFAEETITVPFNDERAVREVFEERGDEIAAVLAEPILGNCASVGPVEGYLDTLREVTDDHGALLVFDEVMTGFRVGGLQCAQGKFGVTPDLTTFAKVIGGGFPVGAIGGPAEIMESFTPTGDVFQAGTYSGHPLSLTAGLEMLRYAAENDVYDHLADLGDQLRSGLADILEDEAPEYTVTGYDSMFKVVFTRDGPRDLSGQCEAGCRQDPDCPRFDYCPKSKADVSAAETERWERLFWPAMKEQGVFLTANQYESQFLSYAHTDEDVEKTLEAYKEVL; from the coding sequence ATGCACGACGAACGTTCCCGCGAGTTGTACGACCGGGCGCTCTCGGTCCTGCCCGGCGGCGTGAACTCCCCGGTCCGGGCCGTCCGACCGTACCCCTTCTTCGTGGAACGCGGCGACGGCGCGCACGTCGTAGACGCCGACGGCAACAAGTACATCGACTACGTGATGGGCTACGGTCCCCTGCTTCTGGGTCACGGCCTGCCACAGGAAGTCGAGTCGAGGATTCAGTCCCAACTCTCGGACGGGCCGATGTACGGCGCGCCGACCGAAGTCGAAGTCGAACTCGCCGAGTTCATCGCCCGGCACGTCCAGAGCGTCGAGATGGTTCGGTTCGTCAACAGTGGCACCGAGGCGACCACCTCCGCGGTCCGACTCGCCCGGGGCTACACCGGCCGGGACAAAATCGTCGTCATGCAGGGCGGCTACCACGGCGCACAGGAATCGACGCTCGTGGAGGGTAAGACCGGCGGCACCGGGTCGCCGAGTTCGTCCGGGATTCCCGACGCTTTCGCCGAGGAGACCATCACCGTGCCGTTCAACGACGAGCGGGCGGTCCGCGAGGTGTTCGAGGAACGCGGCGACGAAATCGCGGCAGTCCTCGCGGAACCGATTCTGGGCAACTGCGCGTCGGTGGGTCCGGTCGAAGGCTACCTCGACACCCTGCGAGAAGTGACCGACGACCACGGCGCGCTCCTCGTCTTCGACGAGGTGATGACGGGGTTCCGCGTCGGCGGCCTCCAGTGCGCCCAAGGCAAGTTCGGCGTCACGCCCGATTTGACCACCTTCGCCAAGGTCATCGGCGGCGGCTTCCCGGTCGGCGCTATCGGCGGTCCGGCCGAAATCATGGAGTCGTTCACGCCCACGGGCGACGTGTTCCAAGCCGGGACCTACTCGGGTCACCCGCTGTCGCTGACCGCCGGACTGGAGATGCTCCGGTACGCCGCCGAGAACGACGTGTACGACCACCTCGCCGACCTCGGCGACCAGTTGCGCTCGGGGCTGGCCGACATCCTCGAAGACGAAGCGCCGGAGTACACCGTCACGGGCTACGACAGCATGTTCAAAGTCGTGTTCACCCGCGACGGCCCACGGGACCTGTCGGGCCAGTGTGAGGCCGGGTGCCGACAGGACCCCGACTGTCCGCGGTTCGACTACTGCCCGAAGAGCAAGGCCGACGTGAGCGCCGCCGAGACCGAGCGGTGGGAACGACTGTTCTGGCCCGCGATGAAAGAACAGGGCGTCTTCCTGACCGCCAACCAGTACGAATCGCAGTTCCTCAGCTACGCCCACACCGACGAGGACGTGGAGAAGACGCTGGAAGCCTACAAAGAAGTGCTGTAG
- a CDS encoding winged helix-turn-helix domain-containing protein: protein MSANSNCKPSEEEEPYADGAALTELLGDGPKVKILTAFLADPEWDHNITEIAEMAGVSRNTVYRHIEDLTDLGVVKQTRERGGSKQYKINKNNAAAKKLAELEWELIDIAFDN, encoded by the coding sequence ATGAGTGCCAACAGTAATTGTAAACCATCCGAAGAAGAGGAACCCTACGCCGATGGAGCGGCGTTAACCGAGTTGCTCGGTGACGGTCCGAAAGTGAAAATCTTGACCGCTTTCTTGGCCGACCCCGAGTGGGACCACAATATCACCGAAATCGCAGAGATGGCTGGCGTCAGTCGGAATACAGTGTATCGTCACATCGAAGACTTAACCGACCTCGGTGTCGTGAAGCAGACGCGAGAGCGTGGCGGTAGCAAGCAGTACAAAATCAACAAAAACAATGCCGCGGCCAAGAAATTGGCCGAGTTGGAGTGGGAGTTAATCGACATCGCCTTCGATAACTAA
- the hemC gene encoding hydroxymethylbilane synthase — protein sequence MSKHGTEIRLATRGSDLALRQAAEVKAALEDRRLAVELVEVETTGDEIQDELIHRLGKTGAFVRSLDEKVLDGELDGAIHSMKDMPTDNPENLVVAGIPERASANDVLVTPDGKELDELPEGATVGTSSLRRKAQLLNYRDDLNVEPLRGNVDTRAEKLLAPALQQEHEARTEAEKEKQSNKAREQKGHTVDYDAEFDRTVEEWFNDLAEIERRALEREVETDYDAIVLAQAGLERSGLAHHLEYVELPSSEFVPAPGQGALAVTALDGELAGDINTVLDHPRTRVETTVERTILAELGGGCVAPIGVHGLIQGESVHVDVQVFSQDGQEVIEASRDVPVENHVSAAKEVAADLAEKGAADLIEAAKADTDEPREAKREGETSEE from the coding sequence ATGAGCAAACACGGGACGGAGATACGCCTCGCGACGCGGGGTTCGGACCTCGCGCTACGGCAGGCGGCCGAGGTCAAGGCCGCCTTGGAGGACCGGCGACTCGCGGTCGAACTCGTCGAGGTAGAGACGACCGGCGACGAGATTCAGGACGAACTCATCCACCGCCTCGGCAAGACCGGCGCGTTCGTCCGGAGTCTGGACGAGAAGGTGCTGGACGGCGAGTTGGACGGCGCGATTCACTCGATGAAGGACATGCCCACCGACAACCCCGAGAACTTGGTGGTCGCGGGCATCCCCGAACGCGCCAGCGCCAACGACGTGCTGGTCACGCCCGACGGCAAGGAGTTGGACGAACTCCCCGAGGGAGCGACGGTCGGCACGTCGAGTCTCCGGCGAAAGGCCCAGTTGCTGAACTACCGCGACGACCTGAACGTCGAACCCCTCCGGGGGAACGTGGACACCCGCGCCGAGAAGTTGCTCGCGCCCGCGCTTCAGCAGGAACACGAGGCCCGGACCGAGGCCGAGAAGGAAAAGCAGTCGAACAAGGCCAGAGAGCAGAAGGGCCACACGGTCGATTACGACGCCGAGTTCGACCGGACCGTCGAGGAGTGGTTCAACGACCTCGCGGAAATCGAGCGCCGGGCGCTGGAGCGGGAGGTCGAAACCGACTACGACGCCATCGTCCTCGCGCAGGCCGGACTCGAACGGAGCGGACTCGCCCACCACCTCGAATACGTCGAACTCCCGAGTAGCGAGTTCGTCCCCGCGCCCGGTCAGGGTGCGCTCGCGGTGACTGCGCTCGACGGCGAACTCGCGGGCGACATCAACACGGTGCTGGACCACCCGCGGACGCGGGTCGAGACCACCGTCGAGCGGACGATTCTTGCGGAGTTGGGCGGCGGGTGCGTCGCGCCCATCGGCGTCCACGGCCTGATTCAGGGCGAGAGCGTCCACGTGGACGTGCAAGTGTTCTCCCAAGACGGCCAAGAGGTCATCGAAGCCAGTCGGGACGTGCCCGTCGAGAATCACGTCTCGGCCGCGAAAGAGGTCGCCGCCGACCTCGCCGAGAAGGGGGCCGCAGACCTCATCGAGGCCGCGAAAGCCGACACCGACGAACCGCGCGAGGCCAAGCGCGAAGGGGAGACGAGCGAGGAATGA
- a CDS encoding uroporphyrinogen-III synthase, which produces MTGDGESGRDATNRDVRVAVFRPDDERLAEAERLLDSLGAEIVADPMLEVRPTGEEPREGDYVVLTSKTGVELASEAGWEPGDATVCAIGESTADALREAGYEVDLVPEEYTSAGLVEALGDEVAGQRVEVARSDHGSAVLTDGLADAGADVNETVLYQLVRPEGSGDSATLAAEGGLDAAVFTSSLTVVHFLEAADERGVRAEAISGLNDAVVGAIGDPTRETAESEGIEVDVVPEVADFEKLACAAVEAAAPTYHE; this is translated from the coding sequence ATGACCGGCGACGGGGAGAGCGGACGAGACGCGACGAACCGAGACGTTAGAGTCGCCGTCTTCCGGCCGGACGACGAGCGACTCGCCGAGGCCGAGCGACTGCTGGACTCGCTCGGTGCCGAAATCGTCGCGGACCCGATGCTCGAAGTCCGGCCGACCGGCGAGGAACCCCGCGAGGGCGACTACGTGGTGTTGACGAGCAAGACCGGCGTCGAACTCGCGTCCGAGGCCGGATGGGAACCGGGAGACGCCACCGTCTGCGCCATCGGCGAGAGTACGGCCGACGCGCTCCGAGAGGCGGGGTACGAGGTGGACCTCGTGCCCGAGGAGTACACCTCGGCCGGACTGGTCGAAGCCCTCGGCGACGAGGTGGCGGGCCAGCGAGTCGAAGTCGCCCGGAGCGACCACGGGAGCGCGGTCCTGACCGACGGTCTGGCGGACGCGGGAGCGGACGTAAATGAGACTGTGCTATATCAATTGGTCCGTCCGGAGGGGTCGGGCGACTCGGCGACTCTCGCGGCGGAGGGCGGTCTCGACGCGGCGGTCTTCACCTCGTCGCTGACGGTGGTCCACTTCTTGGAGGCCGCCGACGAGCGCGGAGTCCGGGCGGAAGCGATTTCGGGCCTGAACGACGCCGTGGTCGGCGCGATTGGCGACCCGACCCGCGAGACGGCCGAGTCCGAGGGCATCGAGGTTGACGTGGTGCCCGAGGTGGCCGACTTCGAGAAACTGGCGTGTGCGGCCGTGGAAGCGGCCGCGCCGACGTACCACGAGTAG
- a CDS encoding RNA 2'-phosphotransferase: MTDAIVRCPTHGYVTVADSADPRCPDCGADAERVLSGERRRRLSKFVSGALRHFPDDAGLELDRRGWADYDALEAAVGRKYDWADAEDLAAVVATDPKGRFERSEADGNGKIRAAYGHSVDVTLEAESEGGGDVPDRLYHGTDPENLDAILAEGLKPMGRREVHLSGSRATAREVGSRHAADPVVLAIDAAAMVADGLRISKRGAETHTADEVPPEYLDVLS; encoded by the coding sequence GTGACCGACGCCATCGTCCGCTGTCCGACCCACGGGTACGTCACCGTCGCCGACAGCGCCGACCCGAGGTGTCCCGACTGCGGGGCCGACGCCGAGCGAGTCCTCTCGGGCGAGCGGAGACGCCGCCTCTCGAAGTTCGTCAGCGGCGCGCTCCGGCACTTCCCCGACGACGCCGGTCTGGAACTAGACCGACGCGGGTGGGCCGACTACGACGCCCTCGAAGCGGCGGTCGGCCGGAAGTACGACTGGGCCGACGCCGAGGACCTCGCGGCCGTGGTCGCCACGGACCCGAAAGGTCGGTTCGAGCGGAGCGAAGCGGACGGAAACGGGAAGATTCGCGCCGCCTACGGCCACTCGGTGGACGTGACGCTGGAAGCGGAGAGCGAGGGAGGCGGCGACGTGCCGGACCGACTCTACCACGGCACCGACCCCGAGAATCTGGACGCGATTCTCGCCGAAGGTCTGAAACCGATGGGCCGCCGTGAAGTCCACCTCTCGGGGAGTCGCGCGACGGCCCGCGAAGTCGGCAGTCGCCACGCCGCGGACCCGGTGGTCCTCGCAATCGACGCCGCCGCGATGGTCGCGGACGGCCTGCGAATCTCGAAGCGCGGCGCGGAGACCCACACCGCCGACGAGGTGCCGCCGGAGTATCTGGACGTTCTAAGCTAA